GTTAGATAGTGATTTTATAATTGAAGATACAACAGAGATAGATGGGGAAAATGAGTGTAAAAAAGTAAAAGGAAAACAAATATTAAATAGTAGTTCTCCATTAATAGATATATTTATAGAGAGAAGTTATTATAAAAATGGACTATTTTTAGTACAACATCCAACGGGAAATGGAAAGACTTTTGCTTTGGAAGAAACTGTGGTAAAACTTCTTGAAGATATGGAGAGATTGGAAGAAAGAAAGATAATTATCTTAACAGGAAATAAGGTAAATAGCAAACCTATATTTAAAAATATTGAGAAGAAACTAGAGAGTAAGGGAATAGGTAAAGATAAAATACTCTATCTAAATTCTGCTACTGAAAAATTTCAAGAGAAAGATTTTTTAGAGAAGGTTAAAAAGAATTTAGAAGAGAGAAAATATGAGAGATTTTTTAAATTGACAAGTAAAAGTGAAAAAATTAAGGTAATGGTAAGAGATATCACTGCTTTATCTGATATAAACAGAGAGATTTATGGAAGAGAAAAATTAGTTGAAGAAGTTTTAAAGGAGCTAACTAGTTGGATAAATATATTTCTTGAAAATATAAATAAAAATCAAGTGAAATATGAAAAAATAGCTATACCAGAGTTTTATTTTGAATTATATCCTATGCTTGATGAGAAGAATTTTGAGAAAAAAGTATATGTAATGACAATATCAAAATTTTTATATGGGTATAAAACAAAAGAGAGGACAAAGTATTTTTATGAGGATAAAAAAAATCTGTATTTTATAGATGAGATAGATAGTAGTAAAAGTTTTTTTGTAAATTATATTCTAGATAAAAAAACACTGAGTATAAAGAATATTGTTCAAAATTATTATAAAAGATGGATTTCTACAAGAGATATGAGAGAAGCTTTTATTAGAAAAGTATATGATGTATTAAAATCTAAAGTTGGAGGAAAAGATAGCATAGTAAGTGCCAAAGAGTTAAAATTTTTAAGAGATAAAGTAAAGGAATATAGAAAGAGAGGCACAGAGTTAAATAAGATATATAATTTGAATAAAAATTACATATACTTAGAAGAAAAAATGAATATAGATTTATTCCAAGACGATAACTATATTTTTGTAGATAAAGATAAGAATGAGATATTTTTAGATAGAAGAGAGGAGATATATGTATCTACTAAAAAAGGACAAGTAAAACTTGGAAATTTTATTGAGGATTTATATGAACATTTTTATGAGGAGTTTCATAAAATAATTGATTTTTTCTATGAGAAATTAAAGAAGAAATTAGAAAGCGAAAGTAAGATATATCCTGATGAGGTAATATTAAAAGAGATACTTCAACATTATCGTTTTAGTGATGAGGAGCTAGATACAATAATAAAGGAGCATCAAAACTTTTATAGATATAGAAGTAATATAAAGTTTATAAATAAAAGTGAAGGGTATAGATATATCAATATTGCAGAAGAAAATAGCGAATATTACGAAAATCAAAGAGCAATGATAAATTATTATCAGATGTTTGTAACTCCAGAGAGTATGTTGAGGGATATATGTAGAAATAATATGGTAATAGGAATTTCAGCAACAGCTCTATCTAAGACAGTAGTAGGAAATTTTAATTTAAGATATTTAGAAAATTTTTTAGGGGATAATTATTACACTTTAACTAAATCTGAAAAAAGAATCTTAAAAGAAAATTTGATGGAAATAAATCAATATGAAAAAGGTGTTAAAAGAAAATTACACATATATGATTCTTACTCTTCAATAAGTAGTGAAAATTGTAGAGCTGAGATAGAAAAATTAGAGGGATTTGAAAATCTAAAAAGATTTATGGAAGAGAATGAAAAAGAAAATGTAGTTACTATCTTACTAAGAAAATTGAATAAAGAATATAGTGAGAGTGGAGATAAAAATAGAGATGAGGATTTGAAAAAGAGATTGACATATAAGATTTTTGTATTTTTAAATTTTCTTTTAGATAATGACAGTAGTAGTTTAGTTTTTCTTTCAAATAGAATAGAGAGTGTAAAAGACGAGTTAAGTAAGATAATAGATGAGATGAAAAAGGAAAATGAGGAAAGAAGATTTTTACCAGAGGGATTTAAAGAGATATATTTTGAATCTTTAAATGCTAGAGGAATAGAGAAACATTTTGGAGAGCAAGAGGAAAAACTAAAAGAAAAATTAAAAGAGGAAGGGGTAAAAGTAATACTATATACAACTTATCAAAGTAGTGGTATAGGGGTAAATTTGAAATATCAGTATAATCCTCAAAAAGAAAAAGAGTTGATATATCCTGATGAAAAACTTTTTAAGAAATATAAATTTTCAAAAGATGAGAAAGATTTTGATGAGATAGCTCTAGAGGAGAAAACTTTTTTACTTCCAGTACAAGAGAAAATAGAAAATAGAATGAGAGAGGTACTCTATATCACACAATTAGAGGAGAGTGAAGCTATAACTTCAAAACAAAAGGCTTATATGCTAAATAGTGGAAGAGTAGACAAAAAACTTAGTGAGTATGCTACTACCAATGATTATGTAGAAAATCAGATGAGTTATTTGATACAAGGATTAGGAAGAGTAAATCGTACTAAGGTAAAGAGCAAAAAGAGAAATATCTATATTACTTCAAAGATTGAAGATACTTTGGAAAGATTTAGAAGAGATGAGAGAGATGTTATTGAGGATATGGAATTTTTATTAAGAGAAGTAGATAAAAGAATTCCAGAAGATAAAAAAGAGATAAGAGAGATAATAAAATTAAATAGAAAAGCTGAAGCATTATGGGCTAGTAATTTTTTACAAAAAATAAAAAAATATAATAGAATTATAAGAAAAAACAAAACAGTGGAGAGTATAGATAATTTAAGAGAATTAGTAAAAAATTATGAAACTTATAGGGAGTATATAGTAGCTAATCCTACAACTAATATTTCTAAGAGAAAAGATGAGTTGTATCTTGAAGTAGAAAGTCCAATAAATAGTTACTCTGTAATGGGATATAGTGGTAAAGATTTTTCAAATATAGAGTTAGGAGCAGAGGGACAATTTTCCTTTAGAGGAGCTAAATTAGATATTTTAAGTGAAATACCAGAATTAAAATCTCTCTTTGAAAAAAGAATAGGAAAATTTTATAAAAATAGAAGAGTACTATTACCATATGTATATCAAGCTATATTTAAAGGAAAGATTGGAGAAATTATAATAGAGGAGATTTTAAAAGTTTTTGGAATGAAGTTTCTAAGTAGAGACGAGGTTATTGAAATTGGAATGTATGAAGAGTTTGATGACTTTACTCACTGTGGTTACAGTATAGATTATAAAAATTATGATTTAGATAATTTTTATAATAGAGATAAGTTATATGAGAAAATTTTAGGACAGATAGCTAGAAAAAATAACTTTATAAGCAGAGAGAGAAAATGTTTTATTATAAACTTATTGCCACCAACAACAGATATTCCAAATGATAAATTAAGATATTATTTGATAGATAGAGAAAACTATGATACTCCAATTAGAGTAAATGATTTTGAAAGAGCAGAGATAATAGCTATTCCATCACTTTTAAAGTATGATGAAAAGAAAAAGGGAATGATAATAGATAGAGAGTTAGTAAGATTAGTAGTAAGTTATTTGAAGGGGGATATATAGATGTTAAAATTTTATAGTGGAGAGTTTTTAGTTAAGAGAATATATTTTGATACAATATTAGAGGATTTTAAATTATTCATTTTTTCTATCAAAGCGGAGATATTTTATGGAGAAAGTAAAGATGAAAAACAAAAGAAATTAAATAATATGTTAAAATCTTTTTATTCAAAAATAAAAAATGAAAAAGAGATTTACAGTTTCTATGTAGATAATTTTTCAAAAAAAATTTATCTACTAGGAAGTAAAGAATGCAGTATTGATAAAGAGAAATATAAAGAGTATATAAATAAAGTAGAAGAGATAGATGAGAAAGGAATTTTAGATATAAAGGATATAACTCTTTTCAATCTTTTTGTAAGGTATATACCCTATGAAGAATATAGATACTATTTTCCTAAAGATAGCATAAATTTTAAAACTATTAATGATTTGATTTTTCATATAAAAACAGAGAGAGATGGAGATGTTTTGAGATGCTTAGAGTTAAAGTTAGCACGATATGGAAATAGAGATAGAAATGAGATTTGGTTGAATCAAGTTACATTTACTAAAATAGATAAAGTAAATAAAAAAGAAAAATATAAAAATAGTATAAAGATGGAGTATAATCATCACACTAATCTAATAATACCTAGTGATAAAGAGAGTGGACAAAATATTTATGTAAGATATAGTGGGAAAAAAGAAAATGTGATAGACTTTATACCACTAAAGAGATTTACAGAAAGAACTAGAGCAAGATATTTTACTTTTTTTATGAAAAGTGTAGAGGAAAAATTGGAAAAATATTTTGAAGTAGAATTTTCTACTTTGGAAAGTTATGAACAATTTAAATTTAGAAGAGGAGCAGGGACACATTTTACTAATTCAGTTTTTGGAAAGAGTAAAGGTGTGATAAATATATATCAAACAAAAGATGTAAAAAAGAGTGGTGAGGTGGTAGTATCTTGTAAGTTAGGAGCAGAGAGAGTAAAGAAAGAGTTAGAAGAGATTTTTAAGGAAAAGATGATAGAAAAAAATATAAAGATAAAAATAAAGGGAGAAGTAGGAAATAAAAATAGATTAAGAAATGAGGATTGGAATATATTTATATTAAATGATGCTACTGGGAAAATGTTAGAGATAGATACTTATGGGGAGATAAAGAAAAAGGGAAATATTATAAGTCAAGGAATAGGAGAAGAAAAAATAGAGAATAGTGGATTAAAAACTGTATGTAAGAAATTATTTGAGGAGATATTTATAAAAGAACAGATAAAAAGAAGAAGTATAAAAAATTTATTGATAAATTATAAAGATTTTGTTGGAGTAAAAGTTTGGGAATATAGTACTAAGTGGGAAGAGAAAAGTAAAAAAACTATTAGAGTATTGAAGAAGATAGAGATTCTAGAAGATGGTAAATTTATATCTGAAAAAAGTAATATGGAAGATGGAAAGGATATAATTAAAGAGTTTATAGATATAGCTGAAAGTTTTGACAATATGGGAGAGGCTATGTTAAAGAAATATAATGAAGGAAGTACAATAGACAGATTAAAAGGAGAATTAAAATTAATAGAGATAAAAGGAAATAAAATTTTAATTGAGGATACTAGCTTAAGATTATATTATGATTTTAATAAATTTGTAGAATTAAAAAGTGAAAAATTAGTTAATAGGAAAAAAGGAGAAGATGGAACTTTAAAATATATGATGAACCCTTGGTTTGACAAGGAGAGGCAATATTACTATTCATATTATTTTGGAAGTTTAGAAGAGGAAAACTTTATTTTCTCTCCCAATATAAAAAAGTTAATATCAACTAGAAAAATAAGTGAAGAAGAGTATAAACTTTATGGAGATAGTTTAGGATTTAAATATCTAACAAGTGGAAGTAAAATAATAGCTTATCCAATATTTTTTAAAATTTTAAAAGAGTTGTAAAAATATAAAACTATTGATTTCATACCAAAAATATGATAAAATATCTATAACAAAAACTAACTAAGTCGCATGCATGCGACTTAGTTTTTTATAAAAGGAGTTACAAATGAAAAAAAAGGTAGGACTATTTTATAAAAAAAATGGAAGTTTTAATAATGCAGTGTTGACAATAGATAGGAGTATAACAGAGGCTCTTGATGTAAACAAAGAGGAAAATGAGATAGTTTTTTCTATGAGTAATAGAATAATTACCCTAACTAAAGGTAGATGTGAAGATGAAGTAGAAGAAAAAGATATTCATGAAAATTTAATTAATTATAGAAAAAATGTAAGTATAAATTTTAGTAAAGTATATAAAGATAAAGATTATTATGTAGCAAAACTTAATATTCCCTTTGGTGTAGTGAATACATTAAAAATTACTAAAGAGAGTAATGATGTGAATATAACAACAGGAGATGGAATAGTTACAATAGATAGAGGGGAAAGAGTAGGAAAAGTATATACTCTAAAGGTAAATAAAGGAGGAATAGGAAAAACTTTTCTTACAGTTCAATTAGCTCATGGACTTACAATGAAAGGGAGTAAAGTAATAATTTTAACTTCAGACTCTCAAAATAATATAATTGATTTTACAATCCCAGAGGAAAAGCAAGAGAGGGTAGAGTTAAAAAAGGGACTTAGAAGTTGGGTAATGACTGGAAAAGGAGATAAGATTAATTTAAGAAAAAATTTAGATTTTATTCCTTTGGAGAGTTCAGTTTTTACAGAGAGATTTTTAGAAAAATTACCAATTTTTATAGAGCATCTAAAAAGAGAGTATGACTATGTATTGATAGATAGTATTCCTACTATGAAGATAGATACTGAATTTGTAAAATGTTCTGATAAAATAATAATACCAGCTTTCTGTGATATTCCTACATTAAAAGGGGTAATCAATGTAATAGAAGAGGCAGGAGTAGAGAAGATACATGCTATATTAGTAAATTTATATAGACCAACTGTTACACAAAAAGATATTTTAAATAAATTAAAGATGATGTTAGAAGATACAGATGTATTATTCCCAGAGCCAATTAAAGAAACTTCACTTATAGAAAGTCTTGTGAAAAAAGGTAAAACTGTATGGGAGAGCAAGGCAAAATCTGTAGAGGAAGCACAAAATAGTTTGCTAGATATAATAATGGAGATGTAGAGCAGGAGGAAAAATGAGTACAGCAGAAGAAAGATTTCAAGCTATGATGGCAAAAAGGAAGAAGACAAAAGAGAGTGTAGAAAAAGAAGAGAAGCCGATTATAGTAAATGAAAAGAATAGTAAAAAAGATATTAAAGAGATTTTTGTAATAGAAGATTCTGTGTTTGGAGATTTTACTAATGATGTAGAATTAATAGAATATTTGAAAAATAAATCCTTAGAGATGTTAAAAATTCAAGGAAATAATATCATTATGCTTGGTAAAAATCTTACAGAAGTTTTTGAAGAGCTTGGAAGAAAAGGAAGTCCTGATGGATTATATTTAAAATATTTAGAGTTTAATGGATATAAAAAAGATACAGCTCTAAGACTTAGAAAGAGATATGAGTTATTTAAGAAAAGTAAAGCTGATGTAGTAAAACAAATAATAGCCATACTGCCAGTGAGAAGTATAGAGCAACTGTATAAGGAACAGGATTCAGTATTGCCAGAACTAGAGAAAAATAGTGAAAATTTGACATATAAAAAGATGTTAGATATGCTGAAGAAGAGCAATGAAGCTATTGAAGTAAAAGAGAAAAATAGTATAGAGATTTCAAGTTATAACATTGATAGACTAGATAGCTTATATAGAAGAATAAATAATAGATATGATGAGTTAGATGAAAAAAGAAAAGAGAAATTAGATAAACTTTTATTTGAAATTGAGAAGTTATTGGGGTAAAATAAAGGATAATATAAAATCACTATATAAAAATATATACTGGAAAAAGGAGTGTACTTATGTATAAAATTTTAAAGAAAAAATGGTTAACTAAAGAGATTTGTTATATGGATGTTGAGGCAAAAGATTTAGCAAATGGAGCAAAGCCAGGACAATTTTTGATTGTAAAAACTGATGAAAAAGGGGAGAGAATACCACTTACTATTTGTGATTATGACAGAGAGGTAGGAAGTGTAGCAATAGTTTTCCAAGTAGTTGGAGAGGGAACAAAAAAGATGGCAAGCTACAATGAGGGAGAGTATTTTCAAGATGTAGTAGGTCCATTGGGACAACCAAGTGAATTTTTACATATACCATTAGAAGAATTAAAAATAAAAAAATATCTATTTGTTGCTGGAGGAGTAGGTACAGCCCCTATCTATCCACAAGTAAAATGGTTTAAGGAAAATGGAATAGAAGCAGATGTAATAGTTGGAGCTAGAAGCAAAGATATATTAATATTAGAAGAAGAGATGAAAGAGGTAGCAAATAATCTCTATATCTGTACTGATGATGGAAGCTATGGAATACACGGAAGAGTAACTGATGTAATAGATAGACTAATAAAAGAAGAAAATAAAAAATATGACCATGCTATTGTAATTGGACCTATGATAATGATGAAATTTGCCTCTATGAAATGTAGAGAGTATAATCTGCCAAATACAGTAAGCTTAAACCCACTTATGGTAGATGGAACAGGAATGTGTGGAGCTTGTAGAGTTACAATAGATGGTAAGGTAAAATTTGCTTGTGTAGATGGACCAGAGTTTGATGGAGATAAGGTAGACTATGATGAAGCAATGAGAAGACAGATGATGTATAAAACTACAGAGGGAAGAAATATTCTTGAGA
Above is a window of Fusobacterium mortiferum ATCC 9817 DNA encoding:
- a CDS encoding ParA family protein, translating into MKKKVGLFYKKNGSFNNAVLTIDRSITEALDVNKEENEIVFSMSNRIITLTKGRCEDEVEEKDIHENLINYRKNVSINFSKVYKDKDYYVAKLNIPFGVVNTLKITKESNDVNITTGDGIVTIDRGERVGKVYTLKVNKGGIGKTFLTVQLAHGLTMKGSKVIILTSDSQNNIIDFTIPEEKQERVELKKGLRSWVMTGKGDKINLRKNLDFIPLESSVFTERFLEKLPIFIEHLKREYDYVLIDSIPTMKIDTEFVKCSDKIIIPAFCDIPTLKGVINVIEEAGVEKIHAILVNLYRPTVTQKDILNKLKMMLEDTDVLFPEPIKETSLIESLVKKGKTVWESKAKSVEEAQNSLLDIIMEM